Proteins co-encoded in one Daphnia carinata strain CSIRO-1 chromosome 3, CSIRO_AGI_Dcar_HiC_V3, whole genome shotgun sequence genomic window:
- the LOC130685347 gene encoding probable tubulin polyglutamylase ttll-15 — protein sequence MFLSRLMLWAFSIMRKKTAVLLTCILGLLFFIFNMWNVVSLDSKRDCPDVVLLQNDSRPLVYAAFGRKLESGYLEHVFTLLERAGYIRGSISSNWDVLWSYEYPFRVLKDHLMNLQQHQKVNHFPGSGFITNKVNLATSGLPHVPVAFKIPEQKAELISYAKKKPESLFVQKSNNHRGIKIQPLAKLDLKTPGTFVQEYVRKPLLIDGHKFDIGVYIIISSIEPLRVYSYNGDILFRFCPEKYHPFDESKVDKYVIGDDYLPIWNISSLKPYYANLGFGMKESFNAYLHSTGKDPKIIWHQIDEALRSMLLRRELSLVSASAKFASSRNFFEMMRVDFVVDEDLNVFIMEANMSPNLSSQHFPPNRLLYEQVIFNVLKLIGIIPSGGKTSVGHYDELLSQPEVAHKDLAVFPERCLAARCADCSRLECKLCKPCLTDSLKSVLIEAFREHTRRHLCRRIVPPSLLPEEIEHGVNVEGLTEINQLMHQWFHGKCLLESSWC from the exons AGCCGTCTTATGCTGTGGGCTTTCTCCATcatgagaaagaaaacggcAGTCCTGTTGACGTGTATCCTAGGGCTATTGTTTTTCATCTTCAATATGTGGAACGTCGTCTCTTTGGATTCAAAACGAGATTGCCCCGACGTAGTGCTATTGCAAAACGACTCCCGACCTCTAGTCTACGCCGCATTTGGAAGGAAG TTGGAATCAGGATACCTGGAACATGTTTTTACCTTACTGGAAAGAGCCGGTTATATTCGCGGGAGCATTTCATCTAACTGGGATGTTTTATG GTCTTATGAGTACCCATTTAGGGTCTTGAAGGATCACCTAATGAATCTCCAGCAGCatcaaaag GTCAACCATTTTCCTGGCTCGGGATTTATCACAAACAAAGTTAATTTGGCTACGTCGGGCTTGCCGCACGTTCCGGTGGCTTTCAAGATCCCCGAACAGAAAGCGGAACTAATTTCTTAC gcgaaaaaaaaaccggaaagTTTATTTGTCCAAAAAAGCAACAATCATCGAGGTATCAAAATTCAGCCACTGGCTAAGCTTGATTTGAAAACGCCAGGAACGTTCGTTCAGGAGTACGTCCGCAAACCACTCCTGATAG ATGGCCATAAATTCGACATTGGCGTTTACATCATCATTTCGTCCATTGAGCCGCTTAGAGTTTACTCGTATAACGGTGATATTCTATTCCG ATTTTGCCCTGAAAAATATCATCCCTTTGATGAAAGTAAGGTGGATAAGTACGTGATTGGAGACGACTACTTACCAATATGGAACATTTCTTCGTTAAAACCCTATTATGCGAACTTAGGATTTGGAATGAAGGAATCCTTTAATGCCTACCTTCATAGCACAG GCAAAGACCCCAAAATCATTTGGCATCAAATTGATGAGGCACTTCGGAGCATGCTGTTGAGACGAGAGTTATCGTTGGTATCGGCTTCGGCGAAATTTGCCTCCTCACGCAACTTCTTTGAAATGATGAGGGTGGATTTCGTTGTCGACGAAGATCTTAATGTTTTTATAATGGAG GCAAACATGTCTCCAAATTTATCTTCGCAGCACTTCCCGCCCAACAGGCTGCTCTACGAGCAAGTTATCTTCAATGTATTGAAACTAATCGGTATTATTCCTTCAGGAGGCAAAACTTCAGTCGG ACATTACGATGAGCTGCTGTCACAGCCTGAAGTAGCTCATAAAGATTTGGCCGTGTTTCCAGAGCGATGCTTGGCTGCCCGTTGTGCTGATTGTTCCAGACTGGAATGTAAACTTTGCAAGCCTTGTTTAACTGATTCGTTAAAATCCGTTTTGATTGAGGCTTTCAGGGAGCATACGCGTCGACACCTGTGCCGCCGAATTGTTCCGCCATCACTG CTGCCAGAAGAAATTGAACACGGTGTGAATGTAGAAGGTCTAACCGAGATCAATCAATTGATGCATCAATGGTTTCACGGCAAATGCCTTTTGGAAAGTTCTTGGTGCTAG